The window ACCTGCTTGACACCGGACCGAAGGGCCTTGCTGTCGCTCCAGATCCGCAGCCCATCTTTTCCGGATGCCACATGATCGACAGCGTCCCCATCCTCCCCCTCGGAAAACAGATCCCATCCCTGCAGACCCTGGCTGAAATCTCCGTTAAAGATCAGACCTCCCCCGGGACGCCAGTCGGTCCCTGGTCCGTTGTCAGGACCACGGGCATCATAGGGGTATTCCACAACGTATTGGACCTGGTCTGTTGTCTGCGGCAGGAATAGGTCCGACGGTCCGCGCAGGTAGGTGATCCCTGTTCCCACATGGTTCATGGGCCGGACGGCCGGGGTGGTCAGGTACATGAAATGACGGAAACGGCTTGTGGGCCCGGCGCCGCGAGGTCTGGCCTGGACGGCCACAAATGCCAGGTTACCCCGGCTGCGATCGGAGACGCCCACTCGCCACCGGTATTCTATCCAGTCCGGATCCGTGCGGACAACCGGGCCCAGAGGCAGTTTGTAGCTCCTGGCCTCGGGGTCGTAGGGCCAGCGGTCAAAAAGCTCGGCAGAAAGTTCCTTCCCGGCATCGGCCCGATAGCGCAGCCCCAGAGTGTAATCGAGCCCGGGTTCCAGATCCACCAGATAGATGGTGTTGTAGCCGTTCCCAAGGGGGCCTGACCGGTCCAGCGGCGTGTCGGCCCTGTTAAACCCTTGCCCTTCGTACCACTGACCGGTTGCGGGCAACTGTATGGCCCGCCACTGAATATCCGCCCCCCTCTGGCCGGCCCTGCCGAAGACAGGCAGGAGTAAAAGGGGAATCACAAGTGCAGTAGCGATCCTGAAAACCGGATTCATCAGCCGCTCCTATTCTTCATACCGGCTCACGATCTTTTCCACCGCCTCGTCGATGCAGTCGCGAAGGGCCTTGTCGATCCCCTCTTTCTTGTCGTGAGCGATCCCTAGGTTCGCGCCTTTCAGCTTTTTCTTCCCGAAAAGTTTTCCCAGACCGGAGGCGGAGAAACCGCCCTCCGAGATCTTTTTCCTGACGCTGACAGCATCGAGGACTTTCCCTGTTTTGGCATCCAGAACCCGCACGTCAAGGCCGATCTCGGCATTTTCACCGCTGGTTTCCACACCCACACCCTTGTAGGCTCCGGCGACGCCCGTTTTATCAGCCTGGGCGTTGGCTTCGGTGATGGCACCCGTGAAGATGAAGTCGGCCCCTGTAAGTTGATACTGAGCCACATCGCCGGTAGTCATCCCCCCCTGGTTAAGCTGCTTCTCCTGGTAAACACTTTCGTCCAGTCTCTGCCTTTCCAGGACGTCAAAGGCGTTGGACTTGATCAGCGCAGTCGTAAACATGTCTGTTGCCGAAGCTGGAGACACTTCAGGAACGGTGCTGTCGAACTGGTAGATCGTAACCGTCTTCTTGGGCGGCAGCTCTTCCGGAGGAGTTCCCCAGGACCAGGCGGACGCTGTTGACAGCAGAACGATGCAGACTGTCAACGTGAGCGAGAAAACCACTGCACTGTTTGAGATCTTTCGGTTCATTTTTGACTCCTTTTCTTAATTGGTGCGTACTGCCAGACACGCAATTCTATCGGACGGGCGAGTTCGGCGCATTTACCTGCTTGCACTCGAACCTTCCCGCCCCATCAGAAACACAGTTGTATCCTTTCGGAATGAGCCGCCGGACGCTCGAATGGATCTCACGGCCTGAGGACGGGACCTGGTAAACACAAAAAAGGTACTGATCCTGGACCTGGGATTTAATGAGCCTGGCCTGCTGGCCTTTATCAATGGCTTCCCAATAGGTGGGCAGGAGTTCTCCCTTTATCCCCGAATAAGCGCTGGGACACTGCAGATCAAAGCGCTGGGGGGTGGGTGTGACAGGGCTGTTGGCAGTTGGCCCTGGCTGGGAACTGTTCCCCCGCCAGTCCGGAGGAGCAGCCTGGGCAAATGAAAACCCGAGGAGAATTTGGGTGAAACACAGCACGATCACGGAGGTATTTAGGATCCTCATTAATTTGGCCTTTTATTTGATCTCCTCATTACCGGTTTGACGCATTACCGGCTTGAGGGTCATAATGATCCAGGATTTTATTCCGCAAAGAAACCTTTTCCGGGGCCGGGTCCGGACTCCCACCAAACTTTACCTTTCAGATAAGGTACAGTGGCGGGTAATGTAAAAACACCCCCGATTGGGGGGGATAGGGTAAGGGGGTAAGGGGGTAAGGGGGTAAGGGGGTAAGGGGGTAAGGGGGTAAGGGGATTTCAGGGTTCAGTATGGGTCGATGAGGCCGAGCCGGACCCCTTCGATGACAGCCTCAGCTCTCCGGGAGATATTCAGCTTCTGGTAGATGACCTTGGTATAGCTGGCCACGGTGCTGGGGGTCAGTCCGAGCAGCCTGGCGACTTCAGGGCGGGAGAAACCTTTCGCGATAAGCTGCAGAACACTCTTTTCCCGGTCGGTCAAAGCTTCGGTGCTTTCTGACTCTTCATTCTGGCGGGAGAAGTGGGTCAGGATCCGGCGGGCCACACCCGGTGCCAGCGGCGGCTCACCGTCCAGAACGGCTTTGAGCTGCTGGATCTGGCGGTCCAGCGGCTGCTCCTTTATAAGGTAGCCCATGGCCCCAGCGCGCAGGGCTGAGAAGATGTGCGTATCGTCGTCAAAGATCGTTGAAATGACGCAATAGATGTCAGGATGAGTCCTGCTCATCTCCCGAACCAGGTCGATCCCGGACCCGTCCGGCAGGTTGATGTCCACGAGTGCAAGGGAAAAATCATGTTTTTCCAGAAGAACGTGAGCCTCGCTCAGCGTGGCCGCCCCCATGCCCTGGGCCTGGGGAAAAGCCTCGGAAATATGGTTTTCCCACCAGAGTCTCGTGTCGTCGTGGTCTTCCACAATAAGGACATTACGCATTGTCTTTCCCTCAGTAATCATCAGCAACAGGCAGAGACAGACGAACCTCGAAGACCCCTTCGTCAGGAAGAGCTTCCCAACTGCACCATCCTCCGAGTTCACCCATTCTCCTCTCCATGTTCCGGATTCCCTTGCCAAAGATGAACGACCCTTGTTGCGGAATCCGTCCGTCGTTGCGAACAATGGCGACGAGTTTTCGGTCATCCCCATCCCAACTGACCCAGATGTTGTTGGGAAGGGCGTGGACAAAGGC of the bacterium genome contains:
- a CDS encoding CsgG/HfaB family protein produces the protein MNRKISNSAVVFSLTLTVCIVLLSTASAWSWGTPPEELPPKKTVTIYQFDSTVPEVSPASATDMFTTALIKSNAFDVLERQRLDESVYQEKQLNQGGMTTGDVAQYQLTGADFIFTGAITEANAQADKTGVAGAYKGVGVETSGENAEIGLDVRVLDAKTGKVLDAVSVRKKISEGGFSASGLGKLFGKKKLKGANLGIAHDKKEGIDKALRDCIDEAVEKIVSRYEE
- a CDS encoding response regulator transcription factor, which gives rise to MRNVLIVEDHDDTRLWWENHISEAFPQAQGMGAATLSEAHVLLEKHDFSLALVDINLPDGSGIDLVREMSRTHPDIYCVISTIFDDDTHIFSALRAGAMGYLIKEQPLDRQIQQLKAVLDGEPPLAPGVARRILTHFSRQNEESESTEALTDREKSVLQLIAKGFSRPEVARLLGLTPSTVASYTKVIYQKLNISRRAEAVIEGVRLGLIDPY